The segment CCGCATCTTATCGAGCGAACTCTGTTGCACCGGTGCATCTTCGGTGTTGCTCGCCGCGGCGGCGTGGGCAGCGGCTTCGAGATCACGGGTGGTGCCGGTGGCGATCAACCTGTCCGGGCCGGGTGCATCGAGATTGGCGTTCGAGCAGTACCCGGCATCGAAAAGCATGATCCCGATCGCAGCCTCACCGGCACCGGCATCGGATCCGCAGACCGTGTCGGTGACCGGCGGTGAATCTGTGGCAGTTTTCGTCGCGACGATCGTGTCGGCGGCAGCGATGGCCTTCGCGACCATGTCCGGGTAGTAACCGGAGTCGTTGGGGTTGATCCCGACACCGGTCGCGATGATGATCCCGTCCTCGGTGGTGAATGCTTGACAGTTGTAACCCTGCACCCATCCGCCACCACGGATCGGCTGCACTCGCGACTGCGGATCGGTGATGTTGCGGCAGATCACCGGCGCACTGTTCTCCCGGTCACGTCGGCGGGCTCGAGCTTTCGCCAACGCCGCCCGCGCCCGCACCACCGTGTAATGAGACTCCACCGGCACCGGAGCAGTTCCTTTCGGCTTCGCCCCACGAGCACCCAGTGCCGCAACTTTGGCCTCGTAGTCAGCGCTCATCTGCACCCTGACCTGCCGTGCACGCTGCAACCGGATCTCCGCTGCGTCGACCGCAGCACCGACCGGAGACTGACCGATGATCTTTGCGCCCGCCTCCATCCGCTCGAGATGGCCCTTCGCCGCGGCCTGCTCGGCTGCTCGCGCCGCTGCCTTCTCGGCCTCGATCTGGGCCAGTGCTTCGGCGATCCGCGCCGACCGAGACTTCGGGTCGGCCAGGTCTTTCGGGACGTGGCCGGGGCCCGGATCGTCCGGGCCGTAGAGCTCGTCGTCGGCGTCATCGCCCGCGGCGTGCGCTGCGGCCGCCGCGGCGGCGATCTTCGCAGCCTCGGCCTCGGCCGCCGCACGCAACCCGGATTCGCTGCGATTCGCCGACAGCGACGCGTTCGAGGCGATCTTGACTCCGTCGAGGGCGATGGTTCCCAACGACCCCAATCCCACCCGCGCGGCCAGGATCAGCACCTGCGCGAACAAAGCCGCGCAGGCCGCGTGGTTGTCTTTACGGAACCGAGAGATCGTCACATGATCGGGGATGTCACCAGCGCAGATCACCCGGTAGGACACCACGTCGGCGCACGCGGACTCGATCCGGCGTGAGGATCGTTGGCCCTGCGACCAGGACCAGATCAGCAACGTGAGCAACATGTCCGGGTCGTATCCGGCGCGCCCGACACCACCGA is part of the Rhodococcus sp. SBT000017 genome and harbors:
- a CDS encoding transposase encodes the protein MVGRLECRGAPSLWVGENVVVAKGYRPVDRDQQFLIPPDMREWLPAEHPVWTLIDIVDTHLDTSAFHTGRRLGGVGRAGYDPDMLLTLLIWSWSQGQRSSRRIESACADVVSYRVICAGDIPDHVTISRFRKDNHAACAALFAQVLILAARVGLGSLGTIALDGVKIASNASLSANRSESGLRAAAEAEAAKIAAAAAAAHAAGDDADDELYGPDDPGPGHVPKDLADPKSRSARIAEALAQIEAEKAAARAAEQAAAKGHLERMEAGAKIIGQSPVGAAVDAAEIRLQRARQVRVQMSADYEAKVAALGARGAKPKGTAPVPVESHYTVVRARAALAKARARRRDRENSAPVICRNITDPQSRVQPIRGGGWVQGYNCQAFTTEDGIIIATGVGINPNDSGYYPDMVAKAIAAADTIVATKTATDSPPVTDTVCGSDAGAGEAAIGIMLFDAGYCSNANLDAPGPDRLIATGTTRDLEAAAHAAAASNTEDAPVQQSSLDKMRERLATPDGIATYRTRSHIAETPFGHAKHNLGFRRFTGRGLDRAASEWSFHAAVHNIGKILTRLAAAPTTAPA